The following proteins come from a genomic window of Trifolium pratense cultivar HEN17-A07 linkage group LG4, ARS_RC_1.1, whole genome shotgun sequence:
- the LOC123920245 gene encoding pectinesterase 2-like: MIAIRLLATLLVPFLLASLVSSYSMNEVKLWCNKTPNPQPCEYFLNNNPTYKHKLIKQKVDFFTLSLQLAQQRALIGHGKILSLGSKCNNPREKSAWADCVELYEQTILKLNKTLDTKTKFSQVDAQTWLSTALTNLETCKSGFYELGVQDYILPLMSNNVTKLLSNTLAINKVQYQEPSYKNGFPTWVKPGDRKLLQTSSSSSRPNVVVAKDGSGKYTTVSAAVNAAPKNNKGRYVIHVKAGVYNEQVEIKAKNIMLVGDGIGKTIITGSKSVGGGTTTFRSATVAAVGDGFIAQDITFRNTAGANNHQAVALRSGSDLSVFYRCSFEGYQDTLYVHSDRQFYKECNIYGTVDFIFGNAAAVFQNCNIFARNPPNKVNTITAQGRTDPNQNTGISIHNSRVTAASDLKRVQNSVKTYLGRPWKQYSRTVFMKTSLDSLIHPTGWLEWSGNFALSTLYYGEYMNTGLGSSTRNRVKWQGYHVITSASEASKFTVSSLIAGNSWLPATKVPFTSTL, translated from the exons ATGATAGCAATTCGTTTGCTTGCAACTCTTTTGGTTCCATTTCTTCTTGCATCATTAGTTTCTTCTTATTCCATGAATGAAGTTAAACTTTGGTGTAACAAAACCCCTAACCCTCAACCATGTGAGTATTTCTTGAACAATAACCCTACTTACAAACACAAACTCATAAAACAAAAAGTTGATTTCTTTACACTTTCATTACAACTTGCTCAACAAAGAGCACTCATAGGCCATGGAAAAATTCTTTCATTAGGTTCAAAATGTAATAACCCACGTGAAAAATCTGCATGGGCTGATTGTGTTGAGCTATATGAACAAACCATCCTTAAACTCAACAAAACCCTAGACACTAAAACAAAGTTTTCTCAAGTTGATGCTCAAACATGGCTAAGCACTGCTCTCACAAACCTTGAAACATGTAAAAGTGGATTCTATGAACTTGGTGTTCAAGATTACATTCTTCCTCTCATGTCCAATAATGTTACTAAGTTATTAAGTAACACTTTGGCTATTAACAAAGTTCAATATCAAGAACCAAGTTACAAAAATGGTTTTCCAACATGGGTTAAGCCAGGTGATAGAAAACTATTGCAAACAAGTTCTTCATCTTCTCGACCTAATGTAGTAGTTGCGAAAGATGGGTCGGGAAAGTACACAACGGTTAGTGCAGCTGTGAATGCGGCACCAAAGAATAACAAAGGAAGGTATGTTATACATGTGAAGGCTGGTGTTTACAATGAACAAGTTGAGATCAAGgcaaaaaatattatgttggtCGGAGATGGTATCGGAAAGACTATAATCACCGGTAGTAAAAGTGTTGGTGGAGGAACCACGACATTCCGTTCTGCCACAGTTG CCGCTGTTGGAGATGGATTTATTGCTCAAGATATCACATTTAGGAACACCGCCGGTGCAAATAACCATCAAGCAGTAGCCTTACGTTCTGGATCAGACTTATCTGTATTTTATAGATGTAGTTTTGAAGGTTATCAAGACACACTATACGTTCATTCAGATAGACAATTCTACAAAGAATGTAACATTTATGGTACAGTTGATTTCATATTTGGTAATGCTGCAGCAGTGTTTCAAAATTGTAACATATTTGCAAGAAACCCTCCAAACAAAGTTAACACAATCACTGCACAAGGTAGAACAGATCCTAACCAAAACACTGGCATTTCTATTCATAATTCTAGGGTTACAGCCGCTTCGGATTTGAAACGTGTTCAAAATTCTGTTAAAACTTATCTTGGAAGACCATGGAAACAATATTCAAGGACAGTTTTTATGAAGACTTCTCTTGATAGTTTGATTCATCCTACAGGTTGGTTAGAATGGAGTGGTAATTTTGCATTAAGTACTTTATATTATGGAGAGTATATGAACACTGGTCTTGGTTCTTCGACAAGAAATCGGGTTAAATGGCAAGGTTATCATGTGATAACGAGTGCTTCTGAGGCATCGAAATTCACTGTTTCAAGTTTGATTGCGGGAAACTCATGGTTGCCCGCAACTAAAGTTCCTTTTACATCTACTCTTTGA
- the LOC123922079 gene encoding GATA zinc finger domain-containing protein 18-like → MNIEKLREWAFGQNTVTNTHNHSSSNVESSSSSSSSSLINNDMDNVINQNMMMTNANAASISSIHLDLVGGLLSHSEPTSQTSNVAATNSDEFGDGSNNRKKKKKNKKNVDDGKLRSLPYKKYGPYTCPTCKIVLTTSQKYANHVKWIHHKDGKKKT, encoded by the coding sequence ATGAATATTGAAAAACTGCGTGAATGGGCATTTGGCCAGAACACGGTCACAAATACACACAACCATTCATCATCCAATGTtgaatcttcatcatcatcgtcatcatcatcattaataAACAATGATATGGATAATGTCATAAACCAAAACATGATGATGACAAATGCTAATGCTGCTTCTATAAGTTCTATTCATCTAGATCTCGTTGGAGGCTTATTATCACACTCAGAGCCAACATCGCAGACAAGCAATGTTGCTGCTACAAATAGTGATGAATTTGGTGACGGTAGCAACAataggaagaagaagaagaagaacaagaaaaatgtCGATGATGGTAAACTCCGCAGTTTACCGTATAAAAAATATGGACCGTATACGTGTCCAACTTGCAAGATAGTACTAACAACATCTCAAAAGTACGCTAATCATGTGAAATGGATTCATCACAAGGACGGAAAAAAGAAGACATGA
- the LOC123920247 gene encoding methionine aminopeptidase 1A — MSSESNVSVNTLSCVNCAKPANLQCPKCMELKLPREGSAFCSQECFKSSWSSHKSVHLKAKLSSVGTQNSDSLGEGWLYCSKRGQGRTPKLPYFDWTGALRPYPISAKRIVPAHIVRPDWADDGTPKVEPISDLQHVVEIKSPDQIERMRETCRIGREVLDAAARIIQPGVTTDEIDRVVHEATIAAGGYPSPLNYHFFPKSCCTSVNEVICHGIPDARKLEDGDIVNVDVTVYYKGVHGDLNETYFVGNVDEESRKLVQCTYECLDKAISIVKPGVRFREIGEVINRHASMSGFSVVKSYCGHGIGELFHCAPNIPHYGRNKAVGVMKAGQTFTIEPMINAGVWRDRMWPDGWTAVTADGKRSAQFEHTLLVTETGVEVLTGRLQTSPNVFPWLNS; from the exons ATGTCTAGTGAATCTAATGTATCCGTAAATACACTCTCTTGTGTTAATTGTGCCAAACCTGCGAATCTTCA GTGTCCAAAATGCATGGAATTGAAGCTTCCTCGTGAAGGTTCTGCGTTCTG CTCTCAGGAATGTTTCAAATCTTCTTGGAGTTCCCACAAATCAGTGCATCTGAAGGCAAAGCTATCCTCAGTTGGAACACAAAATTCAGACTCACTTGGTGAAGGATGGTTATATTGCTCGAAGAGAGGGCAGGGTCGAACTCCAAAGCTTCCTTACTTTGATTGGACTGG GGCGCTGCGGCCATATCCCATATCTGCTAAACGGATTGTCCCAGCTCATATTGTTAGACCTGATTGGGCCGATGAT GGAACTCCCAAAGTTGAGCCCATTAGTGATCTGCAGCATGTTGTTGAG ATCAAGTCTCCAGATCAAATCGAAAGAATGAGAGAAACTTGTCGG ATTGGAAGGGAGGTGTTGGATGCAGCTGCTCGGATTATTCAGCCTGGTGTGACAACTGATGAAATTGATAGAGTAGTTCACGAGGCAACTATCGCTGCAG GAGGGTACCCTTCGCCTCTCAATTACCATTTCTTCCCGAAGTCTTGCTGCAC GTCGGTTAATGAAGTGATCTGCCATGGAATTCCTGATGCAAG GAAACTTGAGGATGGCGACATTGTAAATGTTGATGTCACTGTGTACTATAAAGGTGTTCATG GTGATCTCAATGAAACATACTTTGTGGGAAATGTGGACGAAGAGTCTCGCAAGTTGGTCCAATGCACATATGAGTGCCTGGATAAGGCAATATCGATTG TTAAACCTGGTGTACGATTCCGTGAAATTGGTGAAGTTATTAATCGTCACGCTTCAATGTCAGGCTTCTCAGTG GTAAAATCATATTGTGGTCATGGAATTGGTGAGCTTTTCCATTGTGCACCGAACATTCCTCATTATGGAA GAAATAAAGCAGTTGGAGTGATGAAGGCTGGTCAGACCTTTACAATTGAACCAATGATCAATGCAG GTGTCTGGCGTGATCGAATGTGGCCAGATGGATGGACCGCTGTTACAGCAGATGGTAAACGAAGCGCTCAATTTGAGCACACTCTTTTG GTGACAGAAACTGGCGTTGAAGTTTTAACAGGGCGGTTGCAGACATCGCCTAATGTTTTTCCTTGGTTAAATTCATAA
- the LOC123922077 gene encoding probable pectinesterase/pectinesterase inhibitor 36, protein MKLHGLDSMSILKNQTISSLALRDCAKLYEESEFRLNQMMFEKSSYSNEDALIWISALMTNHRTCLDGLNDKGYFQGDQILGRNLTRLLGQTIAFYSNNKVKGKEQPQRNTILEENDGLLESWSLANNKADYTVAQDGSGTHKTIKEAVDALASMGHNRPSRAIIHVKAGVYDEKVEIGRNLHNVMFVGDGINKTVVTGNRNVVHGSTTLNSATFDVSGDGFWARDMTFENTAGPENHQAVALKVSSDLSVFYRCSFKAYQDTLYVHSNRQFYRDCHIYGTIDFIFGDAAVVLQNCDIFIRKPMSQQSNFITAQGRDDPNKPTGISIQNCRVRPDSEFSMVKDNFNSFLGRPWKKYSRTVFIKSDLDELIHPKGWGEWEGNFAVSTLYYGEYMNYGNGASTQNRVNWPGFHVLNSANEASQFTVSRFLQGEYWISASGVPFWAGI, encoded by the exons ATGAAATTGCATGGCTTAGATAGCATGAGCATcttaaaaaatcaaacaataagTAGTTTGGCTCTAAGAGATTGTGCTAAACTCTATGAGGAGAGTGAGTTTAGGCTTAATCAAATGATGTTTGAAAAGAGTAGTTACTCTAATGAAGATGCTCTTATATGGATAAGTGCATTGATGACAAACCATAGGACTTGTTTGGATGGATTAAATGACAAAGGATATTTTCAAGGTGATCAAATTTTGGGTAGAAACTTGACAAGGTTGCTTGGCCAAACAATTGCTTTTTATTCAAACAACAAAGTAAAAGGAAAAG AACAACCTCAAAGAAACACAATATTAGAAGAAAATGATGGACTATTAGAATCATGGAGTCTAGCAAACAATAAAGCAGATTATACAGTTGCACAAGATGGTTCAGGAACTCACAAAACAATCAAAGAAGCAGTAGATGCACTTGCTTCAATGGGACATAATCGTCCTTCAAGAGCAATTATACATGTAAAAGCAGGAGTGTACGATGAAAAGGTTGAGATTGGAAGAAATTTGCATAATGTTATGTTTGTTGGAGATGGCATTAACAAAACTGTTGTCACTGGAAATAGGAATGTTGTTCATGGTTCTACCACTCTTAACTCTGCCACATTTG ATGTATCAGGGGATGGATTTTGGGCAAGAGACATGACATTTGAGAACACAGCAGGACCAGAAAATCACCAAGCAGTAGCACTAAAAGTAAGTTCAGATTTATCAGTCTTCTACAGATGCAGCTTCAAAGCCTACCAAGACACACTTTACGTCCACTCGAATCGACAATTCTACCGCGACTGCCACATATACGGAACAATCGATTTCATATTCGGCGACGCAGCCGTAGTATTACAAAACTGCGACATTTTCATTCGGAAACCAATGAGTCAGCAATCAAATTTCATCACGGCACAAGGTCGAGACGATCCAAACAAACCGACGGGaatttctatacaaaattgtagGGTTAGGCCTGATTCTGAATTTTCTATGGTAAAGGATAATTTCAATAGTTTTTTAGGTAGGCCTTGGAAAAAATATTCAAGAACtgtttttataaaaagtgaTTTAGATGAATTAATTCATCCTAAAGGTTGGGGTGAATGGGAGGGTAATTTTGCAGTTTCAACTTTATATTATGGTGAGTATATGAATTATGGAAATGGTGCATCTACACAAAATAGGGTTAATTGGCCTGGTTTTCATGTGTTGAATAGTGCAAATGAGGCTTCACAATTTACAGTTAGTAGATTTTTGCAAGGTGAATATTGGATTTCAGCTTCAGGGGTGCCATTTTGGGCTGGAATTTAA
- the LOC123920241 gene encoding uncharacterized protein LOC123920241 isoform X1 → MKVKKGKKGTRLAEKKKQQNREQKADVETHVQVNNDEMKSKDDVCISSQLKRPLIPSSGEPLVDIPESIKSSEELYRGKLRNFKAMTESKGCSSKQGMEQSSTSKQAKNQKTIMSTMDNALRSILNQDLRKQQSLTAGSSIQVEGSVQIQHKKQDDRTVGRYLFNGLSNSSSAQFQKDLVDHGSSKKQKTTSKCPSMSLDDYFERHMQQLEVEGDINYVNDDGRKTNDDPMEELKKSKGDGYSKSQFKRPMLRSSGEPLVNIPESMKWMFSKEYLSKHGMEQSSTLKQAKNQKAMMSTIDSAGKSILKHDQRKQRSALKQAKNQKTTLSAINTAGRSIFEHDQRKQRSTLKQAKNQKTIMSTIDTALRSILNQDLRKQQSLTAGSSIQVEGSVQIQHKKQDDRTAICTLSGGLNNSSPQFQNDSVRHGPFKKQKTIPMCPAMSLDDYFKMYKQQLEVEGDINDENDDEFEGDINYENHDVEKTNDHPMEGEASRKRTRGRTKCWQIHHRSPGERQEITLNEEGEPIGPTQKIVSEFSNFLGSIARMSDLCPLIYTNWKAIPNKKENIWAYVNKSYIVPEKGEKAVYAIINDAWRRYKCSIKKNHFTKYENMRERLKNRPDNIPEDHFRKLMNYWSFDIIQEIGHTNAKSTAKQKCRHRAGPISFAIIREKLRATKDDREPPTQAEVFIETRQSKRGNQLDEVTSKAITNLQDLMINSGQSSDEAFQTVFGKERSGRRLRCHGRFTTPSILKRNKEIAEIKKKHADEVKNLIDKVQEMEEKHEKMEAKHSNEMAAIEGKLQILLRVMLNQSNSGRDMGDLVALLSTPNGDNNNNNNALHSSSSAHDPNNHEVNHGPMDEEQMLDDLEEEDPEEHLSDDLEEDDEAQFGDDSEEEEDPEYSD, encoded by the exons ATGAAAGtaaagaagggaaaaaaaggCACACGACTTGCTGAAAAGAAGAAACAACAGAATAGGGAACAAAAAGCTGATGTTGAGACACATGTTCAAGTAAACAATGATG AGATGAAGTCCAAAGATGATGTTTGCATCAGTTCACAACTCAAAAGGCCCCTCATACCTTCTAGTGGAGAACC GTTGGTAGATATTCCTGAAAGTATAAAGTCCAGTGAAGAATTGTATCGAGGTAAGTTAAGAAACTTTAAAGCAATGACGGAAAGCAAAGGATGTTCTTCAAAGCAGGGGATGGAGCAAAGTTCTACTTCAAAGCAAgcaaaaaatcagaaaacaatCATGAGTACTATGGACAACGCTTTGAGATCCATTCTCAATCAGGATCTAAGGAAACAACAATCATTGACAGCTGGAAGTTCAATACAAGTGGAAGGATCTGTTCAAATACAACATAAAAAGCAAGATGATAGGACAG TAGGCCGCTATCTGTTCAATGGATTAAGCAACAGTTCTTCTGCTCAATTCCAAAAGGACCTTGTTGATCATGGATCATCCAAGAAGCAAAAGACTACTTCAAAGTGTCCTTCAATGTCACTTGATGATTATTTTGAAAGGCATATGCAACAACTTGAAGTTGAGGGTGATATTAACTATGTAAATGATGATGGTAGGAAAACTAATGACGATCCCATGGAAG AGTTGAAAAAGTCCAAAGGTGATGGATACAGTAAATCACAATTCAAAAGGCCCATGCTACGTTCTAGTGGAGAACC GTTAGTAAATATTCCAGAAAGTATGAAGTGGATGTTTTCCAAAGAATATTTGTCAAAGCACGGAATGGAGCAAAGTTCGACTTTAAAGCAAGCAAAAAATCAGAAAGCAATGATGAGTACCATAGACTCTGCTGGGAAATCCATTCTAAAACATGATCAAAGGAAACAACGTTCCGCCTTAAAGCAAgcaaaaaatcagaaaacaacGTTGAGTGCTATAAACACTGCAGGGAGATCCATTTTTGAGCATGATCAAAGGAAACAACGTTCCACTCTAAAGCAAgcaaaaaatcagaaaacaatCATGAGTACTATAGACACCGCTTTGAGATCCATTCTCAATCAGGATCTAAGGAAACAACAATCATTGACAGCTGGAAGTTCAATACAAGTGGAAGGATCTGTTCAAATACAACATAAAAAGCAAGATGATAGGACAG CGATCTGCACTCTGTCCGGTGGATTAAACAACAGTTCTCCTCAATTCCAAAATGACTCTGTTCGTCATGGACCATTCAAGAAGCAAAAGACTATTCCAATGTGTCCAGCAATGTCACTTgatgattattttaaaatgtataaGCAACAACTTGAAGTTGAGGGTGATATTAATgatgaaaatgatgatgaatttgagGGTGATATTAACTATGAAAATCATGATGTGGAGAAAACTAATGACCATCCAATGGAAG GAGAAGCATCAAGAAAAAGGACAAGAGGAAGGACAAAATGCTGGCAAATTCATCACCGATCACCTGGTGAAAGACAAGAAATCACCTTAAATGAAGAGGGAGAACCCATTGGACCAACTCAAAAGATAGTTTCTGAATTCAGCAATTTTTTGGGATCAATAGCAAGGATGTCAGATTTGTGTCCTCTTATTTACACTAATTGGAAGGCTATACCAAACAAGAAGGAAAATATATGGGCTTATGTCAAT AAAAGTTATATTGTTCCAGAAAAAGGAGAGAAGGCTGTATATGCTATAATAAATGATGCTTGGAGGCGGTACAAATGCTCGATTAAGAAAAATCATTTCACTAAGTATGAAAACATGCGTGAGAGGTTGAAAAATCGTCCAGACAACATACCAGAAGATCATTTTAGGAAATTAATGAATTATTGGAGCTTTGATATCATTCAA GAAATTGGTCATACAAATGCCAAAAGTACAGCTAAACAAAAATGTAGACATCGAGCGGGTCCCATAAGCTTTGCTATCATAAGGGAAAAACTG CGTGCAACCAAGGATGATAGAGAGCCTCCTACTCAAGctgaagtttttattgaaacaCGACAGAGTAAGAGAGGAAATCAGCTAGATGAAGTTACTAGTAAAGCTATC ACAAATCTTCAAGATTTGATGATAAATTCCGGTCAGTCTTCAGATGAGGCATTTCAAACTGTCTTCGGCAAAGAAAGATCAGGGAGGAGATTGCGTTGCCACGGAAGATTTACAACACCTTCTAtcttgaaaagaaataaagaaatagcagaaataaaaaaaaagcatgCTGATGAGGTGAAAAATTTAATCGACAAGGTTCAGGAAATGGAGGAAAAACATGAAAAGATGGAGGCTAAACATAGTAATGAGATGGCAGCAATAGAGGGAAAATTGCAAATTCTTCTAAGGGTCATGCTGAACCAAAGCAACTCAGGCCGAGATATGGGGGATTTGGTAGCATTGTTATCAACCCCGAAtggtgataataataataataataatgctcTACATTCATCTTCATCTGCACATGACCCAAATAATCATGAG GTAAATCATGGCCCTATGGATGAAGAACAAATGCTTGATGACTTGGAAGAAGAAGATCCTGAAGAACACTTGTCTGATGACttggaagaagatgatgaagcaCAATTTGGTGATGactcagaagaagaagaagacccAGAATATTCAGATTGA
- the LOC123920241 gene encoding uncharacterized protein LOC123920241 isoform X2: MKVKKGKKGTRLAEKKKQQNREQKADVETHVQVNNDEMKSKDDVCISSQLKRPLIPSSGEPLVDIPESIKSSEELYRGKLRNFKAMTESKGCSSKQGMEQSSTSKQAKNQKTIMSTMDNALRSILNQDLRKQQSLTAGSSIQVEGSVQIQHKKQDDRTGRYLFNGLSNSSSAQFQKDLVDHGSSKKQKTTSKCPSMSLDDYFERHMQQLEVEGDINYVNDDGRKTNDDPMEELKKSKGDGYSKSQFKRPMLRSSGEPLVNIPESMKWMFSKEYLSKHGMEQSSTLKQAKNQKAMMSTIDSAGKSILKHDQRKQRSALKQAKNQKTTLSAINTAGRSIFEHDQRKQRSTLKQAKNQKTIMSTIDTALRSILNQDLRKQQSLTAGSSIQVEGSVQIQHKKQDDRTAICTLSGGLNNSSPQFQNDSVRHGPFKKQKTIPMCPAMSLDDYFKMYKQQLEVEGDINDENDDEFEGDINYENHDVEKTNDHPMEGEASRKRTRGRTKCWQIHHRSPGERQEITLNEEGEPIGPTQKIVSEFSNFLGSIARMSDLCPLIYTNWKAIPNKKENIWAYVNKSYIVPEKGEKAVYAIINDAWRRYKCSIKKNHFTKYENMRERLKNRPDNIPEDHFRKLMNYWSFDIIQEIGHTNAKSTAKQKCRHRAGPISFAIIREKLRATKDDREPPTQAEVFIETRQSKRGNQLDEVTSKAITNLQDLMINSGQSSDEAFQTVFGKERSGRRLRCHGRFTTPSILKRNKEIAEIKKKHADEVKNLIDKVQEMEEKHEKMEAKHSNEMAAIEGKLQILLRVMLNQSNSGRDMGDLVALLSTPNGDNNNNNNALHSSSSAHDPNNHEVNHGPMDEEQMLDDLEEEDPEEHLSDDLEEDDEAQFGDDSEEEEDPEYSD, translated from the exons ATGAAAGtaaagaagggaaaaaaaggCACACGACTTGCTGAAAAGAAGAAACAACAGAATAGGGAACAAAAAGCTGATGTTGAGACACATGTTCAAGTAAACAATGATG AGATGAAGTCCAAAGATGATGTTTGCATCAGTTCACAACTCAAAAGGCCCCTCATACCTTCTAGTGGAGAACC GTTGGTAGATATTCCTGAAAGTATAAAGTCCAGTGAAGAATTGTATCGAGGTAAGTTAAGAAACTTTAAAGCAATGACGGAAAGCAAAGGATGTTCTTCAAAGCAGGGGATGGAGCAAAGTTCTACTTCAAAGCAAgcaaaaaatcagaaaacaatCATGAGTACTATGGACAACGCTTTGAGATCCATTCTCAATCAGGATCTAAGGAAACAACAATCATTGACAGCTGGAAGTTCAATACAAGTGGAAGGATCTGTTCAAATACAACATAAAAAGCAAGATGATAGGACAG GCCGCTATCTGTTCAATGGATTAAGCAACAGTTCTTCTGCTCAATTCCAAAAGGACCTTGTTGATCATGGATCATCCAAGAAGCAAAAGACTACTTCAAAGTGTCCTTCAATGTCACTTGATGATTATTTTGAAAGGCATATGCAACAACTTGAAGTTGAGGGTGATATTAACTATGTAAATGATGATGGTAGGAAAACTAATGACGATCCCATGGAAG AGTTGAAAAAGTCCAAAGGTGATGGATACAGTAAATCACAATTCAAAAGGCCCATGCTACGTTCTAGTGGAGAACC GTTAGTAAATATTCCAGAAAGTATGAAGTGGATGTTTTCCAAAGAATATTTGTCAAAGCACGGAATGGAGCAAAGTTCGACTTTAAAGCAAGCAAAAAATCAGAAAGCAATGATGAGTACCATAGACTCTGCTGGGAAATCCATTCTAAAACATGATCAAAGGAAACAACGTTCCGCCTTAAAGCAAgcaaaaaatcagaaaacaacGTTGAGTGCTATAAACACTGCAGGGAGATCCATTTTTGAGCATGATCAAAGGAAACAACGTTCCACTCTAAAGCAAgcaaaaaatcagaaaacaatCATGAGTACTATAGACACCGCTTTGAGATCCATTCTCAATCAGGATCTAAGGAAACAACAATCATTGACAGCTGGAAGTTCAATACAAGTGGAAGGATCTGTTCAAATACAACATAAAAAGCAAGATGATAGGACAG CGATCTGCACTCTGTCCGGTGGATTAAACAACAGTTCTCCTCAATTCCAAAATGACTCTGTTCGTCATGGACCATTCAAGAAGCAAAAGACTATTCCAATGTGTCCAGCAATGTCACTTgatgattattttaaaatgtataaGCAACAACTTGAAGTTGAGGGTGATATTAATgatgaaaatgatgatgaatttgagGGTGATATTAACTATGAAAATCATGATGTGGAGAAAACTAATGACCATCCAATGGAAG GAGAAGCATCAAGAAAAAGGACAAGAGGAAGGACAAAATGCTGGCAAATTCATCACCGATCACCTGGTGAAAGACAAGAAATCACCTTAAATGAAGAGGGAGAACCCATTGGACCAACTCAAAAGATAGTTTCTGAATTCAGCAATTTTTTGGGATCAATAGCAAGGATGTCAGATTTGTGTCCTCTTATTTACACTAATTGGAAGGCTATACCAAACAAGAAGGAAAATATATGGGCTTATGTCAAT AAAAGTTATATTGTTCCAGAAAAAGGAGAGAAGGCTGTATATGCTATAATAAATGATGCTTGGAGGCGGTACAAATGCTCGATTAAGAAAAATCATTTCACTAAGTATGAAAACATGCGTGAGAGGTTGAAAAATCGTCCAGACAACATACCAGAAGATCATTTTAGGAAATTAATGAATTATTGGAGCTTTGATATCATTCAA GAAATTGGTCATACAAATGCCAAAAGTACAGCTAAACAAAAATGTAGACATCGAGCGGGTCCCATAAGCTTTGCTATCATAAGGGAAAAACTG CGTGCAACCAAGGATGATAGAGAGCCTCCTACTCAAGctgaagtttttattgaaacaCGACAGAGTAAGAGAGGAAATCAGCTAGATGAAGTTACTAGTAAAGCTATC ACAAATCTTCAAGATTTGATGATAAATTCCGGTCAGTCTTCAGATGAGGCATTTCAAACTGTCTTCGGCAAAGAAAGATCAGGGAGGAGATTGCGTTGCCACGGAAGATTTACAACACCTTCTAtcttgaaaagaaataaagaaatagcagaaataaaaaaaaagcatgCTGATGAGGTGAAAAATTTAATCGACAAGGTTCAGGAAATGGAGGAAAAACATGAAAAGATGGAGGCTAAACATAGTAATGAGATGGCAGCAATAGAGGGAAAATTGCAAATTCTTCTAAGGGTCATGCTGAACCAAAGCAACTCAGGCCGAGATATGGGGGATTTGGTAGCATTGTTATCAACCCCGAAtggtgataataataataataataatgctcTACATTCATCTTCATCTGCACATGACCCAAATAATCATGAG GTAAATCATGGCCCTATGGATGAAGAACAAATGCTTGATGACTTGGAAGAAGAAGATCCTGAAGAACACTTGTCTGATGACttggaagaagatgatgaagcaCAATTTGGTGATGactcagaagaagaagaagacccAGAATATTCAGATTGA